A window of Juglans regia cultivar Chandler chromosome 7, Walnut 2.0, whole genome shotgun sequence contains these coding sequences:
- the LOC108995073 gene encoding uncharacterized protein LOC108995073 isoform X1 — protein MGTITCATPSTTSTTTTAQTQRLVAHSSELSCFPFSSIPSVSKRSASLLKNPNSINKRCSMATPIQLNVSSTIAAANEAVEAASSGLVGENDLLIVGPGVLGRLVAEKWREEHPGCQVFGQTVSTDHHDELIKMGIDPSLKGTTATHKFPYVIFCAPPYRTSDYPGDVRVAALNWNGEGSFLFTSSSAPYDCNDNGPCDEDTPVVPIGRSPRTDVLLKAENVVLEFGGCVLRLAGLYKADRGAHVYWLEKGTVEARPDHILNLIHYEDAASLSVAILKKNFHGRIFLGCDNHPLSRQEVMDLVAKSGKFSKKFEGFTGTSDPLGKRLNNSKTREEIGWKPKYSSFSDFLGTSE, from the exons ATGGGAACCATTACGTGTGCCACACCCTCCACCACCTCCACTACGACGACGGCTCAGACTCAGAGACTCGTTGCACATTCCTCAGAGCTTTCTTGTTTCCCTTTCTCATCAATCCCTTCCGTCTCGAAACGCTCGGCGTCGCTCCTCAAAAATCCAAATTCCATCAACAAACGCTGTTCCATGGCCACGCCTATTCAACTCAACGTTTCTTCCACCATTG CTGCAGCAAACGAAGCAGTAGAGGCTGCTTCTTCTGGTTTGGTGGGCGAGAATGACCTGCTGATAGTCGGACCTGGTGTTCTGGGTCGCTTAGTCGCAGAAAAATGGCGGGAG GAACATCCAGGTTGTCAAGTTTTTGGGCAAACGGTTTCCACTGATCACCATGATGAATTGATTAAGATGGGTATTGATCCATCTTTGAAGGGGACTACAGCGACACACAAGTTTCCGTATGTCATTTTCTGTGCTCCTCCTTACCGAACTTCAGACTATCCCGGTGATGTCAG GGTGGCTGCATTGAACTGGAATGGCGAAGGTTCTTTCTTATTTACATCAAGTTCTGCACCATATGATTGCAACGACAATGGACCATGTGATGAG GACACACCGGTAGTACCTATTGGGAGGAGCCCTAGAACAGATGTCCTTCTAAAAGCAGAAAATGTAGTGCTGGAATTTGGTGGTTGTGTTCTTAGATTGGCAGGACTTT ACAAAGCAGATAGAGGTGCACATGTTTATTGGTTAGAAAAAGGGACTGTTGAAGCTCGTCCAGATCACATCCTGAATCTTATACACTATGAG GATGCAGCTTCCCTTTCAGTTGCAATCTTAAAGAAGAATTTTCATGGCCGGATTTTTTTGGGTTGTGATAATCATCCTTTATCCag GCAGGAAGTAATGGACTTGGTTGCTAAAAGTGGAAAATTCAGCAAAAAGTTCGAGGGCTTTACAG GCACAAGTGATCCTCTGGGTAAGAGATTGAACAACTCGAAAACTCGTGAGGAAATAGGATGGAAGCCAAAATACTCAAGCTTCTCTGATTTCCTTGGAACATCCGAGTAA
- the LOC108995073 gene encoding uncharacterized protein LOC108995073 isoform X2, protein MGTITCATPSTTSTTTTAQTQRLVAHSSELSCFPFSSIPSVSKRSASLLKNPNSINKRCSMATPIQLNVSSTIANEAVEAASSGLVGENDLLIVGPGVLGRLVAEKWREEHPGCQVFGQTVSTDHHDELIKMGIDPSLKGTTATHKFPYVIFCAPPYRTSDYPGDVRVAALNWNGEGSFLFTSSSAPYDCNDNGPCDEDTPVVPIGRSPRTDVLLKAENVVLEFGGCVLRLAGLYKADRGAHVYWLEKGTVEARPDHILNLIHYEDAASLSVAILKKNFHGRIFLGCDNHPLSRQEVMDLVAKSGKFSKKFEGFTGTSDPLGKRLNNSKTREEIGWKPKYSSFSDFLGTSE, encoded by the exons ATGGGAACCATTACGTGTGCCACACCCTCCACCACCTCCACTACGACGACGGCTCAGACTCAGAGACTCGTTGCACATTCCTCAGAGCTTTCTTGTTTCCCTTTCTCATCAATCCCTTCCGTCTCGAAACGCTCGGCGTCGCTCCTCAAAAATCCAAATTCCATCAACAAACGCTGTTCCATGGCCACGCCTATTCAACTCAACGTTTCTTCCACCATTG CAAACGAAGCAGTAGAGGCTGCTTCTTCTGGTTTGGTGGGCGAGAATGACCTGCTGATAGTCGGACCTGGTGTTCTGGGTCGCTTAGTCGCAGAAAAATGGCGGGAG GAACATCCAGGTTGTCAAGTTTTTGGGCAAACGGTTTCCACTGATCACCATGATGAATTGATTAAGATGGGTATTGATCCATCTTTGAAGGGGACTACAGCGACACACAAGTTTCCGTATGTCATTTTCTGTGCTCCTCCTTACCGAACTTCAGACTATCCCGGTGATGTCAG GGTGGCTGCATTGAACTGGAATGGCGAAGGTTCTTTCTTATTTACATCAAGTTCTGCACCATATGATTGCAACGACAATGGACCATGTGATGAG GACACACCGGTAGTACCTATTGGGAGGAGCCCTAGAACAGATGTCCTTCTAAAAGCAGAAAATGTAGTGCTGGAATTTGGTGGTTGTGTTCTTAGATTGGCAGGACTTTAT AAAGCAGATAGAGGTGCACATGTTTATTGGTTAGAAAAAGGGACTGTTGAAGCTCGTCCAGATCACATCCTGAATCTTATACACTATGAG GATGCAGCTTCCCTTTCAGTTGCAATCTTAAAGAAGAATTTTCATGGCCGGATTTTTTTGGGTTGTGATAATCATCCTTTATCCag GCAGGAAGTAATGGACTTGGTTGCTAAAAGTGGAAAATTCAGCAAAAAGTTCGAGGGCTTTACAG GCACAAGTGATCCTCTGGGTAAGAGATTGAACAACTCGAAAACTCGTGAGGAAATAGGATGGAAGCCAAAATACTCAAGCTTCTCTGATTTCCTTGGAACATCCGAGTAA